The following proteins are encoded in a genomic region of Drosophila miranda strain MSH22 chromosome 4, D.miranda_PacBio2.1, whole genome shotgun sequence:
- the LOC108162033 gene encoding MAP7 domain-containing protein 1: protein MSKNDVAEEDSGQKRSKNNEDDDAADIDAPKSLTMSFLDWKKCKEALRPDATQRNNSSGRKQWSQNDNRNFNSGNLNQWSNHQDRNNIPPLSRPPPLPLQLMSMGLGFGSNYGSGPCNGPPPPNMPNCNMGNMVMGMGGPGGPGPGPGARRNNGNIQGPLQPPPFWDDMMSPNHRPPIQPPMPKCPSLWNLVPKDKGQRQNRTNQTPNKKYKLNSNSKNVAKDTYLMPPPPPPPPPPPSDGDTNSNANVNKDASTSNGGQPTKKKRSGAFIQINGQWIQKPEAPLPLEDSPPGTKEDRQRQWKEYRQAMKPFKNREFHNWKRTVQRLGKLPREELDEQQLERLQKAEEYIGAHKAMLTIKHAERWVQQDNQKSNDSDKTQVYVRRQGTPSFWDKSKQRQGQASNGFQPGQQLDSEPKKPFVATGRAIKGGFPMDSQSQVQSQPQTMPMGQYNSQHQQRENNYSGNAISSSNSFGMVSNTSRPNSSYYSNYSNSFVKGDMVLPP, encoded by the coding sequence ATGTCTAAAAACGACGTTGCGGAGGAAGATTCTGGACAGAAGAGATCGAAAAACAACGAggatgatgatgctgctgaTATTGATGCACCAAAATCGTTGACAATGTCATTCTTGGACTGGAAAAAATGCAAGGAAGCCCTCAGGCCAGATGCAACACAGCGAAACAACAGCAGCGGACGTAAACAATGGTCCCAGAACGACAACAGAAACTTCAACAGTGGAAATTTGAACCAATGGAGCAACCACCAGGACAGAAACAATATTCCACCGCTCAGTCGACCGCCACCGCTGCCCTTGCAGTTGATGTCAATGGGTCTGGGGTTTGGAAGTAATTACGGATCGGGTCCTTGCAACGGCCCCCCACCACCCAATATGCCCAACTGCAATATGGGAAACATGGTAATGGGCATGGGTGGGCCAGGTGGACCAGGCCCTGGACCTGGAGCGCGCCGAAATAATGGCAACATTCAAGGGCCACTGCAACCACCTCCTTTTTGGGATGACATGATGTCGCCCAATCATCGACCGCCCATCCAGCCGCCAATGCCCAAGTGCCCTAGTCTCTGGAACCTTGTGCCCAAGGATAAGGGCCAGCGGCAGAACCGCACCAACCAGACACCCAACAAGAAGTACAAGCTAAACAGCAACAGTAAAAACGTGGCCAAGGATACGTACCTGATGCCTCCGCCAcccccgccgccgccgcctccgccATCCGATGGTGACACTAACAGCAACGCCAACGTCAACAAGGACGCTTCCACATCGAACGGCGGACAGCCAACGAAAAAGAAGCGAAGCGGTGCCTTTATTCAAATCAACGGACAGTGGATACAAAAACCGGAGGCACCTCTGCCCCTCGAAGATTCGCCGCCCGGCACTAAAGAGGATCGTCAGCGTCAGTGGAAAGAGTATCGCCAGGCGATGAAGCCGTTCAAGAATCGCGAATTCCACAACTGGAAGAGAACTGTACAGCGACTGGGTAAGCTGCCGCGCGAGGAACTCGACGAACAGCAATTGGAGCGGCTGCAAAAGGCCGAGGAGTACATTGGCGCCCACAAGGCAATGCTGACCATCAAGCATGCCGAGCGCTGGGTGCAGCAGGACAATCAGAAAAGCAATGATTCCGACAAGACCCAGGTCTATGTGCGTCGCCAGGGCACGCCGAGTTTTTGGGACAAATCGAAGCAGAGGCAAGGCCAGGCCAGCAATGGATTCCAGCCAGGGCAGCAGCTGGACAGTGAGCCCAAGAAGCCATTCGTAGCCACTGGCCGGGCGATCAAGGGCGGCTTTCCGATGGATTCCCAGTCGCAGGTGCAGTCCCAGCCGCAGACAATGCCCATGGGACAATATAATTCACAACATCAGCAGCGGGAAAACAACTACAGCGGCAACGCCATTAGTAGCAGTAATTCCTTTGGAATGGTATCCAACACGAGCAGGCCGAACTCCTCATATTACAGCAACTACAGCAATAGCTTCGTGAAGGGCGACATGGTGCTGCCCCCCTAG
- the LOC108162032 gene encoding vacuolar fusion protein MON1 homolog A yields MEIQQTSPSLAVSDTNSTCEYLDAEGEPDPSDVDSNLYEEADHDQEADQQKHSIISALRDGLEPNAPTSAISPEPGKSKGLAASVESLALSTSTSAKTEDSSSSCAALDDDHHDYQHDSVWRGQKKHIFILSEAGKPIFSLHGNEDKLVTLFGVIQALVSFVQLGQDAITSIHAGGIKFAFMQRSSLILVAATRTNMSVQQLHLQLGDVYNQILSILTYSHMTKIFEKRKNFDLRRLLSGSERLFFNLLANDSSSARVSNNIFTFLTNSIRVFPLSTTVRSQITGAIQSNCSKIKNLVFAVLIANNKLIALVRMKKYSIHPADLRLIFNLVECSESFKSSENWSPICLPKFDMNGYLHAHVSYLADDCQACLLLLSVDRDAFFTLAEAKAKITEKLRRSHCLEAINEELQQPFNAKLYQQVLGIPELRHFLYKPKATAQLLCPMLRHPYKSLQELERLEAIYCGLLHRIHNSSRPLKLIYEVKEREVVLAWATGTYELYAVFEPVVDKATMIKYVDKLIKWIEKEYDVYFIRSHATF; encoded by the exons ATGGAAATTCAGCAGACGTCCCCCAGCCTGGCCGTATCGGATACGAACAGCACCTGCGAGTACCTGGATGCAGAGGGCGAGCCGGATCCCAGCGATGTGGACAGCAATTTGTACGAGGAGGCGGATCACGATCAAGAGGCTGACCAACAGAAACATAGTATTATCTCTGCGCTACGTGACGGACTGGAGCCAAATGCTCCAACCAGCGCCATCAGCCCGGAGCCAGGAAAGTCCAAGGGCCTGGCCGCATCCGTGGAATCCCTAGCCTTAAGTACTTCCACCAGCGCCAAGACGGAggatagcagcagcagctgcgccGCCTTGGACGACGACCACCACGACTATCAACACGACAGCGTGTGGCGCGGACAGAAGAAGCACATCTTTATACTCAGCGAGGCGGGCAAGCCGATCTTTTCGCTCCACGGCAACGAGGACAAGCTGGTCACCCTCTTTGGAGTCATTCAGGCCCTTGTCAGCTTCGTGCAGCTAGGACAGGATGCCATCACGTCCATACATGCGGGCGGCATCAAGTTCGCCTTCATGCAGCGAAGCTCGCTCATCCTGGTGGCCGCAACGCGCACCAACATGAGTGTTCAGCAGTTGCATCTGCAACTGGG GGATGTCTACAATCAGATACTATCCATACTGACCTACTCCCACATGACGAAGATTTTCGAGAAGCGCAAGAACTTCGACCTCCGTCGTCTGCTCTCCGGTAGCGAGCGGCTGTTCTTCAATCTTCTGGCCAACGACAGCAGCAGTGCTCGCG TGTCCAACAACATCTTCACATTTTTGACCAACTCCATCCGCGTCTTCCCGCTGTCGACGACAGTTCGGTCGCAGATAACCGGCGCCATACAGAGCAACTGCTCGAAGATCAAAAATCTGGTGTTTGCCGTGCTGATAGCCAACAATAAGCTGATTGCCCTGGTACGCATGAAGAAGTACTCGATTCATCCGGCAGATCTGCGCCTGATTTTTAATCTGGTCGAGTGCTCGGAGTCCTTCAAGAGCTCCGAGAACTGGTCACCCATCTGCCTTCCCAAGTTCGACATGAACGGGTATCTGCATGCCCATGTCTCTTATCTGGCGGACGACTGCCAGGCCTGCTTGTTGCTGCTCTCAGTGGATCGGGATGCATTTTTCACGCTGGCCGAGGCCAAGGCCAAGATCACCGAGAAGCTGCGACGGAGCCACTGCCTGGAAGCCATCAACGAGGAACTGCAGCAGCCGTTCAATGCTAAACTGTATCAGCAGGTCTTGGGCATTCCCGAGCTGCGACACTTCCTGTACAAGCCCAAGGCGACCGCCCAGCTGCTGTGCCCCATGCTCAGGCATCCGTACAAGTCGCTGCAAGAGTTGGAGCGCCTCGAGGCGATTTACTGCGGTCTGCTTCATCGCATTCACAACAGCTCCCGGCCGTTGAAGCTTATCTACGAGGTGAAGGAGCGCGAAGTAGTGTTGGCCTGGGCGACGGGTACGTACGAGCTGTACGCCGTCTTCGAGCCGGTGGTTGACAAGGCCACGATGATCAAGTACGTGGACAAGCTGATCAAATGGATCGAAAAGGAGTACGATGTGTACTTCATACGGAGCCATGCTACTTTCTGA
- the LOC108162035 gene encoding 28S ribosomal protein S2, mitochondrial yields MLRKTLCNLPRFSQLCGLPRRLQSTQAEAVPVITTTVSADAEPEDIAVIEQRILKHPDYFQVHNLFTVRDLFNARVHYGHKEGSLDDRMRPYLYGNRLGHLIFDLDKTAVHLRDALNFVAHIAFRDGIILFFNRNALNAHLVEQKALEAGEFSHTRFWRGGIFTNANVQFDAVTRLPDLCIFLNTQNNVMSQHTAVRDAAKMAIPTVGIVDSNCNPNLITYPVPGNDDSPAAVELYCNLFKEAILRGKRKRRELLGLPPLDETQPRRSRNKNTTTKSN; encoded by the exons ATGTTGAGAAAAACACTTTGCAACT TGCCCCGCTTTAGTCAGCTATGCGGCCTTCCGCGACGGCTTCAGAGCAcacaggcagaggcagtgCCAGTTATTACCACCACAGTATCCGCGGATGCCGAGCCCGAAGACATTGCCGTGATAGAGCAGCGGATTCTGAAGCATCCGGACTACTTCCAGGTGCACAACCTGTTCACCGTGCGAGACCTGTTCAATGCACGCGTGCACTATGGCCACAAAGAAGGCTCCCTGGACGACCGCATGCGTCCGTACCTGTATGGCAATCGCCTGGGTCATTTGATCTTCGATTTAGACAAGACAGCCGTGCATTTGCGGGATGCCCTTAACTTTGTGGCTCACATAGCCTTCCGTGATGGAATCATATTGTTCTTCAATCGCAACGCCCTCAATGCCCACCTGGTCGAGCAAAAGGCCTTGGAGGCCGGCGAGTTCTCGCACACGCGCTTCTGGCGGGGCGGAATCTTCACCAACGCCAATGTACAGTTCGATGCTGTTACCCGCCTGCCAGATCTCTGCATTTTCCTGAATACCCAAAACAATGTGATGTCTCAGCACACGGCAGTGAGGGATGCGGCCAAGATGGCCATACCCACAGTCGGCATTGTGGACAGCAATTGCAATCCAAATCTGATCACCTATCCGGTGCCCGGCAACGACGATTCCCCAGCCGCCGTGGAGCTCTACTGCAATCTTTTCAAGGAGGCCATCCTGAGGGGCAAACGCAAGCGTCGCGAGCTCCTGGGCCTTCCTCCCTTGGACGAAACCCAGCCGAGGCGCAGTCGCAATAAAAATACCACAACCAAGAGCAATTAG